In Mycolicibacterium mucogenicum DSM 44124, the following are encoded in one genomic region:
- the cydB gene encoding cytochrome d ubiquinol oxidase subunit II, with translation MTLQHLWFIILAVLFVGFFVLEGFDFGVGMLMEFFGRAAGGDEADAERHRRVALNTIGPVWDGNEVWLLTAGGSMFAAFPGMYATLFSGLYLPLLAILVGMIVRVCAIEWRGKIDDPQWRRWADIGIALGSWLPAVLWGVAFASILRGLPVDAHHQIQLSFGDVLNPYSILGGLATASLFAFHGAVFVTLKTQGAVHDDARRFATRLTVPVTLIVAGFGIWTQVAYGNDVTWIALGIAVVAQLSAVRLVWTRRADGWAFAATAVVVVAVVALLFSCLYPNLIPSTLDPAWSLTIHNASSSPYTLKVMTWAALVFTPLVIGYQAWSYWVFRQRISAEQIPASIGLTRNGGLH, from the coding sequence ATGACACTCCAGCATCTGTGGTTCATCATCCTGGCCGTGCTCTTCGTGGGCTTCTTCGTCCTGGAGGGCTTCGACTTCGGCGTCGGCATGCTCATGGAGTTCTTCGGCCGCGCCGCCGGCGGTGACGAGGCCGACGCCGAACGGCACCGCCGCGTCGCGCTCAACACCATCGGTCCCGTATGGGACGGCAACGAAGTCTGGCTGCTCACCGCCGGCGGATCCATGTTCGCGGCATTCCCCGGCATGTACGCCACGCTGTTCTCGGGCCTCTACCTGCCGCTGCTCGCGATCCTCGTCGGCATGATCGTCCGGGTCTGCGCCATCGAATGGCGCGGCAAGATCGACGACCCGCAGTGGCGCCGGTGGGCCGATATCGGCATCGCCCTGGGATCGTGGCTGCCCGCCGTGCTGTGGGGCGTGGCGTTCGCCTCCATCCTGCGCGGCCTCCCCGTCGACGCCCACCATCAGATTCAGCTGTCCTTCGGTGACGTCCTCAACCCGTACTCGATACTCGGCGGCCTCGCCACGGCGAGCCTCTTCGCGTTCCACGGCGCGGTGTTCGTCACGCTGAAAACCCAAGGGGCGGTGCACGACGACGCGCGCCGCTTCGCCACCCGACTCACCGTCCCGGTGACCCTGATCGTCGCCGGATTCGGCATCTGGACCCAGGTGGCCTACGGCAACGACGTGACCTGGATCGCGCTGGGAATCGCTGTCGTGGCACAGCTTTCGGCGGTCCGCCTGGTGTGGACGCGCCGCGCCGACGGGTGGGCGTTCGCCGCGACGGCCGTCGTCGTCGTCGCGGTGGTCGCGCTGCTGTTCAGCTGCCTGTACCCGAATCTCATTCCCTCGACCCTCGATCCGGCGTGGAGCCTGACGATCCACAACGCGTCGTCGTCGCCCTACACCCTGAAGGTGATGACCTGGGCCGCTCTGGTGTTCACGCCATTGGTGATCGGCTACCAGGCATGGTCGTACTGGGTGTTCCGGCAACGGATTTCGGCCGAGCAGATCCCGGCCTCCATCGGTCTGACCCGAAACGGCGGGCTGCACTGA
- the macS gene encoding MacS family sensor histidine kinase, translating to MASEPDPAAPLWRAAQGFRLLSCLYALGFQLAVNDDLRHPTVTWALFGVLIAWSLACAVAYLKGFGRRKAWVLAEVLVVILLVLSTDLVASPAWIAGNQSWPTTLWATNATLSAAIQLGPPAGMGVGLLVTAAGAVLKGYFDPNLGRQATLVIELAVGLAVGMAAQTARRAHAELQRAIRLAAATAERERLSRQVHDGAIQVLALVARKGREIGGETTELAQLAGEQERALRRLVSSGLDEATGGSVDVGEMLRGRAGDRVAVSVPPDPVLLDAAVAGELDAAVANVLGNTVAHAGPQARAFVLVEDLGEQVVVSIRDDGVGIADGRLAQAAAEGHMGVTKSIVGRLESLGGTAELTTSPGAGTEWELTVPRAAGDV from the coding sequence CTGGCCTCAGAACCGGACCCGGCCGCCCCGCTGTGGCGGGCGGCGCAGGGCTTCCGGCTTCTCAGCTGCCTGTACGCCCTGGGTTTTCAGCTCGCGGTGAATGACGATCTGCGACACCCGACCGTCACGTGGGCGCTGTTCGGGGTCCTCATCGCCTGGAGCCTGGCGTGTGCCGTGGCCTATCTGAAGGGTTTCGGCCGACGGAAGGCCTGGGTGCTGGCCGAGGTGCTCGTCGTCATCCTGCTGGTGTTGTCGACCGACCTGGTGGCGTCTCCGGCGTGGATCGCCGGCAACCAGTCGTGGCCGACGACGTTGTGGGCCACCAACGCGACGCTGTCCGCGGCCATCCAGCTGGGGCCGCCGGCCGGAATGGGCGTCGGGCTGCTGGTGACGGCGGCCGGCGCGGTGCTCAAGGGCTACTTCGACCCCAATCTCGGCCGGCAGGCGACGCTCGTCATCGAGTTGGCGGTGGGGCTCGCCGTCGGGATGGCCGCACAGACCGCGCGCCGTGCCCACGCGGAGCTGCAGCGCGCCATCCGATTGGCAGCGGCGACCGCGGAGCGCGAGCGGCTGTCCCGCCAGGTGCACGACGGCGCCATTCAGGTGCTGGCACTGGTGGCCCGCAAGGGGCGGGAAATCGGTGGTGAGACAACGGAACTCGCGCAGCTGGCCGGCGAGCAGGAACGGGCGCTGCGCCGGTTGGTCAGTTCCGGCCTGGACGAGGCCACGGGCGGGTCGGTCGACGTCGGGGAAATGCTCCGTGGCCGCGCGGGTGATCGCGTCGCGGTGAGCGTGCCGCCGGACCCGGTGCTGCTCGACGCCGCCGTGGCAGGCGAACTCGATGCCGCGGTCGCCAATGTGCTGGGTAACACGGTCGCGCATGCGGGCCCGCAGGCCCGGGCCTTCGTCCTCGTCGAGGACCTCGGCGAACAGGTCGTGGTGAGCATCCGCGACGATGGGGTGGGGATCGCCGACGGACGGTTGGCGCAGGCGGCTGCGGAGGGACATATGGGTGTGACGAAATCCATTGTGGGACGGCTGGAATCACTCGGCGGTACGGCCGAGCTGACGACGTCGCCGGGCGCCGGCACCGAGTGGGAGCTGACCGTGCCCAGGGCGGCCGGCGATGTCTGA
- a CDS encoding cytochrome ubiquinol oxidase subunit I, with protein sequence MDALDVSRWQFGITTVYHFILVPLTIGLAPLLAVMQTIWVVTGNPAWYRLTKFFGKLFLINFALGVATGIVQEFQFGMNWSEYSRFVGDVFGAPLALEGLAAFFFESTFIGLWIFGWTKLPRLVHLACIWIVAFGVNASAFFIISANSFMQHPVGAHYNPETGRAELTSIWELLTNNTGIAAFTHTVGGAILTASTFVAAISAWWMVRSGNTEESRTMFRPAAVLGCWVALVAAASLTLTGDAQGKLMFVQQPMKMASAESLCHTQTDPDFSVLTIGTHNNCDSVVHVIEVPYVLPFLAESKFEGVRLEGVQDLQKAYEAKYGPGDYRPNLFVTYWSFRMMIGLLAFPGLFALTTLWLTRKGRIPTQRWLSLFALVTLPMPFLANSAGWVFTEMGRQPWVVAANPTGDPNLHLTIRQGVSAHSAGTVWISLLTFTALYAALAVVWFWLIRRYTLEGPQEHDAEPTPPTPPDSDDVAPLSFAY encoded by the coding sequence ATGGACGCACTGGACGTATCGAGGTGGCAGTTCGGGATCACCACCGTCTACCACTTCATCCTGGTCCCGCTGACCATCGGCCTCGCGCCGTTGCTGGCCGTCATGCAGACCATCTGGGTGGTGACGGGCAATCCGGCCTGGTACCGGCTGACCAAGTTCTTCGGCAAGCTGTTCCTGATCAACTTCGCCCTCGGCGTGGCCACGGGCATCGTGCAGGAGTTCCAGTTCGGGATGAACTGGAGTGAGTACTCACGATTCGTCGGCGACGTGTTCGGCGCCCCGCTGGCGCTGGAGGGCCTGGCGGCGTTCTTCTTCGAATCCACCTTCATCGGCCTGTGGATCTTCGGCTGGACCAAGCTGCCCCGCCTGGTGCACCTGGCGTGTATCTGGATCGTCGCGTTCGGGGTGAACGCGTCGGCGTTCTTCATCATCTCGGCCAACTCGTTCATGCAGCATCCCGTTGGCGCGCACTACAACCCGGAGACCGGCCGGGCGGAGCTGACCAGCATCTGGGAGCTGCTGACCAACAACACCGGCATCGCGGCGTTCACGCACACAGTCGGCGGCGCCATCCTGACGGCCTCCACGTTCGTCGCGGCGATCAGCGCCTGGTGGATGGTGCGCAGTGGCAACACCGAGGAATCGCGCACCATGTTCCGCCCCGCCGCCGTGCTGGGCTGCTGGGTCGCGCTGGTCGCCGCCGCCTCGCTCACGCTCACCGGCGACGCCCAGGGCAAGCTGATGTTCGTCCAGCAGCCCATGAAGATGGCCTCGGCAGAATCGTTGTGCCACACCCAAACCGATCCCGATTTCTCGGTCCTGACCATCGGTACCCACAACAACTGCGACAGCGTCGTGCACGTCATCGAGGTGCCGTACGTACTGCCGTTCCTCGCCGAGAGCAAGTTCGAGGGCGTCCGACTCGAGGGCGTGCAGGACCTGCAGAAGGCCTACGAGGCCAAATACGGTCCGGGTGACTACCGGCCCAACCTGTTCGTGACCTACTGGTCGTTCCGCATGATGATCGGATTGCTCGCGTTCCCAGGGCTTTTCGCGCTCACTACGCTGTGGTTGACGCGCAAGGGCCGCATTCCCACGCAACGGTGGCTGAGCTTGTTCGCGCTCGTGACGCTGCCCATGCCGTTCCTGGCCAACAGCGCCGGCTGGGTCTTCACCGAGATGGGCCGGCAGCCCTGGGTGGTCGCCGCCAACCCGACCGGTGACCCCAACCTGCACCTGACCATCCGGCAGGGCGTGTCGGCGCACAGCGCAGGCACGGTGTGGATCTCGTTGCTCACCTTCACCGCGCTGTATGCGGCGCTCGCCGTCGTCTGGTTCTGGCTCATCCGCCGCTACACGCTCGAAGGGCCCCAGGAACACGACGCCGAACCGACACCACCGACCCCACCCGACAGCGACGACGTCGCCCCACTGTCGTTCGCGTACTAG
- a CDS encoding ATP-binding cassette domain-containing protein, producing MRPVSTVRFAVDLLRPRLPRLALAVFLGSAALGSALALAGVSAWLITRAWQQPPILELTVAVVAVRLFGISRGVLGYCERLASHDVALRAAGRARTELYRRLSAAPPATVLRLSSGELVSRAGASVDDLADTLVRAVLPAAVATVLSTAAVIVIAVISPAAALALTAGLVVAGVWAPWQAARAAEATERLAAAHHSDRDAAVMLALDHAAELAVAGRLSGVIAQATADHRRWGDAADRAARPAAIAAAVPILATGASAIAAILAAISLTSAVAPTTLAILMLLPLSAFEATGALPAAAVQLTRARIAIARLTGMLAEHPDDRALMAVPPLQVVPGERIAVLGASGRGKTTLLLSTADRLRETDSPAGFFAEDAHLFDTTLRDNLLVPRGDATDDELIAALTKVGLGPWLATLPDGLSTLLAGGAAAVSAGQRRRLLLARALLTDFPVVLLDEPTEHLDAADSRRLLAELLTPGALFGADRAVVVATHHLPPSLHCTVLNLDLSKDGYPAQS from the coding sequence GTGCGTCCCGTGTCCACAGTTAGATTCGCGGTCGACCTGCTCCGGCCCCGGCTTCCCCGCCTGGCGCTGGCCGTCTTCCTCGGGTCCGCGGCGCTCGGCAGCGCCCTCGCCCTGGCCGGGGTTTCGGCGTGGCTGATCACCCGGGCCTGGCAGCAGCCGCCGATCCTGGAGTTGACGGTCGCGGTGGTGGCCGTCCGGCTGTTCGGCATTTCCCGTGGGGTACTGGGCTACTGCGAACGTCTGGCATCGCACGACGTGGCGCTGCGCGCCGCGGGCCGGGCCCGCACCGAGCTGTACCGGCGGCTGTCGGCCGCCCCGCCGGCGACGGTGCTGCGCCTGAGCAGCGGCGAATTGGTCTCGCGCGCAGGCGCTTCCGTCGACGATCTGGCCGACACCCTGGTGCGCGCCGTGCTGCCCGCCGCCGTGGCGACGGTGCTGTCGACCGCCGCGGTGATCGTCATCGCCGTCATCTCCCCCGCTGCCGCGCTCGCCCTGACTGCCGGACTGGTGGTGGCCGGAGTCTGGGCGCCATGGCAGGCGGCCCGCGCTGCGGAAGCCACCGAACGTCTTGCCGCAGCACACCATTCGGACCGTGACGCCGCCGTCATGCTGGCACTCGACCATGCCGCCGAACTGGCCGTAGCCGGCCGCCTCAGCGGTGTCATCGCGCAGGCCACCGCGGACCACCGCCGCTGGGGCGACGCCGCCGACCGCGCCGCCCGGCCCGCCGCCATCGCCGCCGCGGTTCCGATCCTGGCCACCGGCGCCAGCGCCATCGCCGCGATCCTCGCCGCCATCTCGCTCACGTCGGCGGTCGCCCCCACGACATTGGCGATCCTCATGCTGCTGCCACTGTCGGCGTTCGAAGCGACCGGCGCGCTGCCCGCCGCGGCCGTGCAGTTGACGCGGGCCCGCATCGCCATCGCGCGGCTCACCGGCATGCTGGCCGAGCACCCCGACGACCGTGCCCTCATGGCCGTCCCGCCGCTGCAGGTCGTACCCGGCGAACGGATTGCCGTACTGGGCGCCAGCGGTCGGGGCAAGACGACGCTGCTGCTGTCCACCGCCGATCGTCTGCGCGAAACCGATTCACCGGCAGGGTTTTTCGCCGAGGATGCGCACCTGTTCGACACCACGCTGCGGGACAACCTCCTGGTGCCCCGGGGCGACGCCACCGACGACGAGCTCATCGCCGCGCTGACAAAGGTCGGCCTGGGCCCCTGGCTGGCGACGTTGCCGGACGGGTTGTCGACCCTGCTCGCCGGCGGGGCCGCCGCCGTCTCCGCCGGACAGCGGCGCCGCCTGCTGCTCGCCCGTGCCCTGCTGACCGACTTCCCCGTCGTGCTCCTCGATGAACCCACCGAGCATCTCGACGCGGCGGACAGCCGCCGCCTGCTCGCCGAACTCCTCACTCCCGGCGCATTGTTCGGCGCCGATCGGGCGGTCGTGGTGGCCACGCACCACCTGCCGCCGAGCCTGCACTGCACGGTGCTGAACCTGGACCTCAGCAAAGACGGGTACCCTGCGCAGTCATGA
- a CDS encoding HdeD family acid-resistance protein, which yields MCETASMTTQTPPSLLQHLWKTELIAGLISVVLGAAVLAQPGISVAVAAIFFGAYLLVTGIGQVVFAFSLHITAGGRVLAFISGAASLVLAVLAFRHIGDAVLLLAIWIGIGFIFRGVATTVSAISDPGLPARGWNIFLGIISLIAGFVVLGSPIESIGTLALVTGIWLVVTGVAEVITAFGIRKGAKAVDKAINEAATNA from the coding sequence ATATGTGAGACTGCGTCAATGACCACGCAAACTCCGCCAAGTCTGTTGCAGCATCTGTGGAAAACCGAGCTCATCGCCGGCTTGATCTCCGTGGTACTGGGCGCCGCCGTGCTGGCCCAGCCGGGCATCTCGGTCGCGGTGGCAGCGATCTTCTTCGGTGCCTATCTGCTCGTCACCGGTATCGGCCAGGTGGTGTTCGCCTTCAGCCTGCACATCACAGCGGGCGGACGCGTACTGGCCTTCATCAGCGGCGCGGCATCTCTGGTGCTCGCGGTGCTGGCCTTCCGTCATATCGGCGATGCCGTGCTGCTGCTGGCCATCTGGATCGGCATCGGCTTCATCTTCCGCGGTGTGGCCACCACGGTGTCGGCGATCAGCGATCCGGGGCTGCCCGCCCGCGGGTGGAACATCTTCCTCGGCATCATCAGCCTGATCGCCGGTTTCGTCGTGCTCGGTTCGCCGATCGAGTCGATCGGCACGCTGGCGCTGGTGACGGGCATCTGGCTGGTGGTCACCGGTGTCGCCGAAGTGATCACCGCGTTCGGGATCCGCAAGGGCGCCAAGGCCGTTGACAAGGCCATCAACGAGGCGGCGACCAACGCCTGA
- a CDS encoding ABC transporter substrate-binding protein — protein sequence MSQTRRGTAWRIAVVAAASGALALSGCTKNTESSSPASSSSAAPAAKVESIANTVPEAIKSSGKLIVGVNIPYAPNEYKDPSGKVVGFDVDLMNAIAQTLGLTVDYREESDFSKIIPAIQAGTYNVGMSSFTDSKQREQQVDFVTYFSAGSLWAQRAGDHVDPNNSCGKKVAVESTTVQDTEELPAKSKTCTDAGKPPIDVVKFDNQDQAANAVVVGQADAMSADSPVTLWAIKQAGGKLVQAGEVFDSAPYGWPVKKGSPLAQSLLQALQHLIDNGTYKQIATNWGVQAGMIDKPVINGATS from the coding sequence GTGAGTCAGACCCGTCGGGGCACGGCGTGGCGCATTGCGGTGGTGGCGGCGGCCAGTGGCGCGTTGGCGCTGTCCGGGTGTACCAAGAACACCGAATCCAGCTCGCCCGCATCGAGTTCGTCGGCGGCTCCGGCTGCCAAGGTCGAGTCGATCGCCAACACGGTGCCGGAGGCCATCAAGTCCAGCGGCAAGCTGATCGTCGGCGTCAACATCCCGTATGCACCTAACGAGTACAAGGACCCGAGCGGCAAGGTCGTCGGTTTCGATGTCGACCTGATGAACGCCATCGCCCAGACACTCGGTCTGACCGTCGACTACCGCGAAGAGTCGGACTTCTCGAAGATCATCCCGGCGATCCAGGCCGGCACCTACAACGTCGGCATGTCGTCCTTCACCGACAGCAAGCAGCGTGAGCAGCAGGTCGACTTCGTCACCTACTTCTCGGCAGGCAGCTTGTGGGCGCAGCGCGCAGGTGACCACGTCGACCCCAACAACTCCTGCGGCAAGAAGGTCGCGGTCGAGTCGACCACGGTGCAGGACACCGAGGAACTGCCCGCCAAGTCCAAGACGTGCACCGACGCCGGTAAGCCGCCCATCGACGTGGTGAAGTTCGACAACCAGGACCAGGCCGCCAACGCCGTCGTCGTCGGCCAGGCCGACGCCATGTCCGCGGACTCGCCCGTGACGCTGTGGGCGATCAAGCAGGCGGGCGGCAAGCTCGTGCAGGCCGGCGAGGTGTTCGATTCAGCGCCCTACGGGTGGCCGGTGAAGAAGGGCTCGCCGTTGGCACAGTCGCTGCTGCAGGCATTGCAGCACCTGATCGACAACGGCACGTACAAGCAGATCGCGACCAATTGGGGCGTGCAGGCCGGAATGATCGACAAGCCGGTCATCAATGGGGCCACCAGCTGA
- a CDS encoding amino acid ABC transporter ATP-binding protein — translation MVRAEQVCKSFGALDVLKGISLEVERGQVLVLVGPSGSGKSTFLRCINHLEQVSAGRLYVDEELVGYRERGGKLHELPPKEAARQRRDVGMVFQHFNLFPHRTALENIIEAPLHVKGVKRDAAVSRARDLLDQVGLSSKADAYPAQLSGGQQQRVAIARALAMEPKLMLFDEPTSALDPELVGDVLAVMKKLAQQGMTMIVVTHEMGFAREVADELVFMDGGVVVERGAPREVMANPKHERTKAFLSKVM, via the coding sequence ATGGTGCGCGCCGAACAGGTGTGCAAGAGCTTCGGTGCCCTCGACGTGCTCAAGGGCATCTCGCTCGAAGTCGAGCGCGGCCAGGTCCTCGTGCTCGTCGGTCCCTCCGGTTCCGGAAAGTCGACGTTCCTGCGGTGCATCAACCACCTGGAACAGGTCAGCGCCGGGCGGTTGTACGTCGACGAGGAGCTGGTCGGGTACCGCGAACGCGGGGGCAAGCTGCACGAACTCCCGCCCAAGGAGGCCGCCCGCCAGCGCCGCGATGTCGGCATGGTCTTCCAGCATTTCAACCTGTTCCCGCACCGGACCGCGCTGGAGAACATCATCGAGGCGCCGTTGCACGTCAAGGGCGTCAAGCGGGACGCGGCGGTGAGTCGGGCGCGGGACCTGCTCGACCAGGTGGGGTTGTCCAGCAAGGCTGATGCGTACCCGGCGCAGTTGTCCGGCGGCCAGCAGCAGCGCGTCGCGATCGCCCGCGCGTTGGCGATGGAACCCAAGCTCATGCTGTTCGACGAACCGACCTCGGCGCTAGACCCGGAACTGGTCGGCGATGTGCTCGCGGTCATGAAGAAGCTTGCGCAACAGGGCATGACGATGATCGTGGTCACGCACGAGATGGGCTTCGCCCGCGAGGTGGCCGACGAGCTGGTGTTCATGGACGGCGGAGTCGTGGTCGAGCGCGGCGCCCCGCGCGAGGTGATGGCCAACCCGAAACATGAACGCACGAAGGCTTTTCTGTCCAAAGTGATGTAG
- a CDS encoding amino acid ABC transporter permease, whose product MGPPADVTAAESAADPSGPAAIHAVPLRHPWRWVGAFAIIAVAGLFLYGAATNPAYGWDTYLKYLLDVRVAEAAWNTVQLTVYAMAIGLVLGVVLAVMRLSPNPVFRAVAWGYLWIFRGTPVYVQLVFWGLFPSIYQNIQIGVPFGPSLFHIQLQGLSLAFEMAFIGLGLNEAAYMAEIIRAGIISVPEGQTEASVALGMSWWMTMRRTVLPQAMRVIVPPTGNELISMLKTTSLVTAVPYTLELYTRTRDISAVIFQPIPLLLVAATWYLVITSVLMVGQFYLERYFSRGASRKLTTKQLEALALAQMGDHGGVPA is encoded by the coding sequence ATGGGGCCACCAGCTGACGTGACGGCTGCTGAGTCAGCGGCGGACCCGAGCGGTCCCGCCGCCATCCACGCGGTACCACTGCGACATCCCTGGCGGTGGGTCGGGGCCTTCGCGATCATCGCTGTCGCCGGGCTGTTCCTCTACGGAGCCGCGACCAACCCCGCGTACGGCTGGGACACCTATCTCAAGTACCTGCTCGACGTGCGGGTGGCCGAGGCGGCGTGGAACACCGTGCAGCTCACCGTCTACGCGATGGCGATCGGCTTGGTGCTCGGCGTCGTCCTGGCCGTGATGCGGCTGTCGCCGAACCCGGTGTTCCGTGCGGTCGCGTGGGGCTATCTGTGGATTTTCCGCGGTACTCCGGTGTACGTGCAACTGGTGTTCTGGGGCCTGTTCCCGTCGATCTACCAGAACATCCAGATCGGGGTGCCGTTCGGTCCGTCGTTGTTCCACATCCAGCTGCAGGGACTGTCGCTGGCGTTCGAGATGGCCTTCATCGGCCTGGGCCTCAACGAAGCCGCCTACATGGCCGAAATCATCCGTGCCGGAATCATTTCCGTCCCGGAGGGGCAGACCGAGGCGTCGGTCGCTCTCGGCATGTCGTGGTGGATGACCATGCGGCGCACCGTTCTCCCGCAGGCGATGCGGGTCATCGTGCCGCCGACCGGCAACGAGCTGATCAGCATGCTGAAAACCACATCGCTGGTCACGGCCGTGCCGTACACGCTCGAGCTGTACACCCGCACCCGGGACATCTCCGCGGTGATCTTCCAGCCCATCCCGCTGCTGCTGGTCGCCGCGACCTGGTACCTGGTCATCACCAGCGTGCTGATGGTCGGCCAGTTCTACCTGGAGCGGTACTTCTCGCGGGGTGCGTCGCGCAAGCTGACGACCAAACAGCTCGAGGCCCTTGCCCTGGCGCAGATGGGCGACCACGGGGGTGTGCCCGCATGA
- the cydD gene encoding thiol reductant ABC exporter subunit CydD, which translates to MRRHLAATVGSGVVITGAALAAAVLTAQVVAGVITTGAPLSHWVPQLLALAALWSLRAGAQWWQARLSQHGATAMIADLDAQVLTAVTALPPQRRQAVHDEAAILLTRGLDGLRPYFTRYLPAVVMSVLLTPAAVIVIAWYDVKSAIVVLIALPLIPLFMVLIGVMTTERSAAALAAMATLQSRLLDLIAGIPTLRALNRAEGAAPRITELSDAHRRSALATLRIAFLSALVLELLATLGVALVAVGVGLRLVSGGVTLPVALTVLLLAPEVFWPLRRVGVEFHAAQDGKVAFEQAYRLLENAGQPESGTARIGARPTIDLEQVSIEGRDGPAPHNLTLRAAPGSVTVLTGPNGSGKSTALQAILGLTTPDAGRVSLGDGELRVEVGALDRQHWWQQIGWLPQRPVLVPGTVRENLELLGPLPDLDGACRAAGFDEVLATLPAGLDTVLGRGGSGLSLGQRQRLALARVLGRPTPVLLLDEPTSHLNAELELQVLQAIRARAEAGATVIVVGHRATVLAIGDEIVRVGGASRVHS; encoded by the coding sequence CTGCGGCGGCATCTGGCGGCCACGGTCGGCAGCGGGGTCGTCATCACCGGCGCGGCGCTCGCCGCGGCAGTGCTCACCGCGCAGGTGGTGGCGGGGGTCATCACCACCGGCGCGCCGCTGTCGCACTGGGTACCTCAGCTGCTGGCGCTCGCCGCACTCTGGTCGCTGCGTGCCGGCGCCCAGTGGTGGCAGGCCAGGCTCAGTCAGCACGGCGCCACCGCCATGATCGCCGATCTCGACGCGCAGGTGCTCACCGCCGTCACCGCGCTCCCGCCGCAGCGTCGACAGGCCGTGCACGACGAGGCCGCGATCCTGCTGACCCGCGGGCTGGACGGGCTGCGACCGTACTTCACCCGCTACCTGCCCGCGGTCGTCATGTCCGTGCTGCTGACCCCGGCCGCCGTCATCGTGATCGCCTGGTACGACGTGAAATCCGCGATCGTCGTGCTGATCGCGCTGCCGCTCATCCCGCTGTTCATGGTGCTGATCGGTGTCATGACCACCGAGCGGTCGGCGGCCGCGCTCGCCGCCATGGCCACGCTGCAGTCGCGTCTGCTCGACCTGATCGCGGGCATCCCCACGCTGCGTGCCCTGAACCGCGCCGAGGGCGCCGCGCCGCGCATCACCGAACTGTCCGACGCACACCGGCGTTCGGCCCTGGCCACGCTGCGGATCGCGTTCCTGTCGGCGCTCGTCCTGGAATTACTGGCGACACTCGGGGTGGCGCTGGTCGCCGTCGGCGTCGGTCTGCGCCTGGTCAGCGGCGGCGTCACCCTGCCGGTCGCGCTGACGGTGCTGCTCCTGGCACCCGAGGTGTTCTGGCCGCTGCGCCGCGTCGGCGTCGAATTTCATGCCGCCCAAGACGGCAAGGTCGCCTTCGAGCAGGCCTACCGGCTGCTGGAGAACGCCGGGCAACCCGAGTCCGGCACCGCCCGGATCGGCGCACGGCCGACCATCGACCTGGAACAGGTCAGCATCGAGGGCCGGGATGGCCCGGCTCCGCACAATCTGACGTTGCGGGCCGCGCCCGGCTCGGTGACTGTCCTGACCGGACCCAATGGCAGCGGAAAAAGCACAGCGCTGCAAGCGATTCTGGGGCTGACGACGCCCGACGCCGGCCGGGTGTCTCTCGGCGACGGCGAGCTCCGCGTCGAGGTCGGAGCGCTGGACCGGCAGCACTGGTGGCAACAGATCGGCTGGCTGCCGCAACGGCCCGTGCTCGTCCCGGGCACCGTGCGCGAGAACCTGGAATTGCTCGGCCCGCTGCCCGATCTCGACGGCGCCTGCCGCGCAGCGGGATTCGACGAGGTACTGGCCACCCTGCCCGCCGGACTGGACACCGTGCTGGGCCGCGGCGGCTCCGGGCTGTCGCTGGGCCAGCGGCAGCGGCTGGCACTGGCGCGCGTACTCGGCCGGCCCACCCCGGTGCTGCTGCTCGACGAACCGACCTCACATCTGAACGCCGAGCTGGAACTCCAGGTCCTCCAGGCGATCCGGGCCCGCGCCGAGGCCGGCGCGACCGTCATCGTCGTCGGACACCGGGCCACCGTGCTGGCCATCGGTGACGAGATCGTCCGGGTGGGAGGTGCGTCCCGTGTCCACAGTTAG
- a CDS encoding response regulator — protein MSEPQLTVMVVDDHPIWRDAVARDLEDSGFTVVATADGVAAAGRRAAVVKPQVVLMDMRLSDGSGVEATAQVLAVSPASRVLVLSASDERDDVLEAVKAGATGYLVKSASKAELADAVRATGEGRAVFTPGLAGLVLGEHRRMAKTPGADPAAGLTERETEILRYVAKGLTAKQIAERLTLSHRTVENHVQATFRKLQVANRVEAARYAIEHGLD, from the coding sequence ATGTCTGAGCCGCAGCTGACGGTCATGGTCGTCGACGACCACCCGATCTGGCGGGACGCCGTCGCCCGTGACCTCGAGGACTCGGGCTTCACCGTGGTGGCCACCGCCGACGGCGTCGCGGCCGCGGGACGCCGGGCCGCGGTGGTCAAGCCGCAGGTGGTGCTGATGGACATGCGTCTGTCCGACGGCAGCGGCGTCGAGGCGACCGCTCAGGTGCTGGCGGTCTCACCGGCGAGCCGGGTGCTGGTGCTGTCGGCCTCCGACGAGCGCGACGACGTGCTGGAGGCCGTGAAGGCCGGTGCCACCGGGTATCTGGTGAAGAGCGCCTCCAAGGCCGAGCTGGCCGACGCGGTGCGCGCGACGGGCGAGGGGCGTGCGGTGTTCACTCCGGGCCTGGCCGGTCTGGTGCTGGGGGAGCACCGGCGCATGGCCAAGACGCCGGGCGCGGACCCGGCCGCGGGGCTCACGGAACGGGAGACCGAAATCCTCCGTTACGTGGCGAAAGGCTTGACCGCCAAGCAGATCGCCGAGCGCCTGACCCTGAGTCACCGCACCGTCGAGAACCACGTGCAGGCGACGTTCCGCAAGCTGCAGGTGGCCAATCGGGTGGAAGCGGCGCGCTACGCCATCGAGCACGGGCTGGACTGA